The Dendropsophus ebraccatus isolate aDenEbr1 chromosome 10, aDenEbr1.pat, whole genome shotgun sequence genome has a segment encoding these proteins:
- the LOC138802838 gene encoding ubiquitin carboxyl-terminal hydrolase 12-like → MDVLMTVRKIASICTMGTNASTLEKEIGPEQFPVNEHYFGLVNFGNTCYCNSVLQALYFCRPFREKVLAYKVQPRKKESLLTCLADLFNSIATQKKKVGVIPPKKFISRLRKENELFDNYMQQDAHEFLNYLLNTIADLLQEEKKQENQNGKLQNGSLELQEPDKPDLTWVHEIFQGTLTNETRCLNCETVSSKDEDFLDLSVDVEQNTSITHCLRGFSNTETLCSEYKYYCEQCRSKQEGQKRMRVKKLPMILALHLKRFKYMDQLHRYTKLSYRVVFPLELRLFNTSGDATNPDRMYDLVAVVVHCGSGPNRGHYITIVKSHGFWLLFDDDIVEKIDAQAIEEFYGLTSDISKNSESGYILFYQSRD, encoded by the exons ggcACCAATGCCTCAACATTGGAAAAAGAAATCGGCCCAGAGCAATTTCCCgtaaatgaacattattttggaTTGGTCAAC tTCGGCAATACCTGCTACTGCAATTCTGTTCTACAAGCACTTTATTTTTGTCGTCCGTTTCGGGAAAAAGTTCTGGCATACAAGGTCCAGCCACGGAAGAAGGAAAGCTTACTCACATGCTTGGCGGACCTGTTTAACAGCATTGCCACGCAAAAGAAGAAAGTGGGGGTTATACCACCCAAGAAATTCATCTCCAGACTGAGAAAAGAAAACG AATTGTTTGATAACTACATGCAACAGGATGCCCACGAGTTCCTAAACTACCTTCTCAACACTATTGCTGACCTGCTGCAAGAGGAAAAGAAACAGGAGAACCAGAACGGAAAGCTGCAGAATGGGAGCTTAGAGCTTCAGGAACCAGATAAGCCTGACCTCACCTGGGTTCATGAGATCTTCCAGGGGACTTTAACCAATGAAACCAGATGTCTTAACTGTGAAACT GTTAGTAGCAAAGATGAAGATTTCTTGGATCTCTCGGTGGATGTGGAACAAAATACTTCCATTACACACTGCTTAAG GGGGTTCAGTAATACAGAAACACTATGCAGTGAATACAAATATTACTGTGAGCAGTGTCGAAGCAAACAGGAAGGACAGAAGAG GATGAGAGTGAAGAAGTTGCCTATGATATTAGCCCTGCACTTGAAAAGGTTTAAATACATGGACCAGCTGCACCGATATACCAAACTTTCCTACCGCGTGGTCTTTCCACTTGAACTGCGGCTCTTCAACACTTCCGGGGATGCCACTAACCCCGACCGAATGTATGACCTTGTAGCTGTGGTTGTTCACTGTGGCAG tgggccaaaCCGTGGACACTACATAACCATTGTAAAGAGTCATGGATTCTGGCTGCTGTTTGATGACGACATTGTAGAG AAAATTGACGCCCAAGCCATTGAAGAGTTCTACGGTTTAACATCAGACATTTCCAAAAACTCAGAGTCTGGATATATCCTATTCTACCAATCCAGAGACTGA